From the genome of Glycine soja cultivar W05 chromosome 14, ASM419377v2, whole genome shotgun sequence:
AATGCAACAACAGAACaacgaaaacaaacaaaatataaacagCTCCAAGTTCTAACCAAcactaacaagaaaaaaaaaaaattgggcctCAAAATTGATGACGGCAAGGAAGCGAAAACATTATCCAAACCTAATTTAAAACAACTACCAAAAGGGGAAAtacaaaaaaatctcaaaatctATCGAGTTGAAGCAAATTCAAGTGCAATCGATGAACACCCAGAAAGCAAAATCCGAAAAAGATGACGAatgtagaaataaaataaaaaaaaaacgaaatggATTAAGAAAGAGACCGTGGTGTGCATAGATGTACGCTTGCCTCCAAGAGTAAATGTGATCACCGGGCTTCAGTTGTTCCCGATCGATCATATTGGACAGCACTCCCATTTCCtcttcctctctttctctctctatgaAAACCGAAGCCCAACGAAAATGGTATGAATAAAGAATTTCAGATTACATCCTCATCCCTGATTTCTGTTATGATGACACTCTCTTACAACTTACGCTTcgctttaattagttttaactgCTTATTTTGTTGCGTCACTTTCCAAATTGTTAACAGTAATGTCAGTTTTTAGACGAATATTTGGCTGGGAAGTGTGATTACTAATTTGTTCcttaaattatttagtttaaatgtcacccttgaaaacaaaactttcaagcacatcaaaaattaaaataaaattattttttatgtgtattacagtaagtataaataaattgaactatatacaaaagacaaaaatttacaaatattgtATACATAAAAGTCAAAGTAAAAATGCATGTGGgtccatatttttattatgttattatattttatttttagttaattataaaaaatatatcaatgaaataaaaataataaacttaaataattttaaatgtttgtcTTGGAAAGATTTTCTCAATTGATTAATCaacaaatttttaatgttttttctttttaaatttgagaATCTCAATTGAAATAAGTTAATactatttttcatattaatttgatGTAACTTCAACTCAaatatgtttctttttaattttatcgtaTAATTCTTTGTGACATTATAGTCGCTGGGTTAATACCATAATTCTATATGATGcaacaatttatatataatgcTCTCTTTCAATCATCCTTTCAATgggtacaaaaaaaaaaatcgaataaAAGCTTGAATGGACTCTATGATTTTCAGTGCAGCCCAAGTtctaatattttagaaaaaggtGATGTTAGGTGCATCCAGCATTATTGTTGATGCATCTAGCATTTTAAGTGATTGGATAAAAATGTATTTCACTTAAGTTGATTCATATGAGTCAATCTGTATGAGTCATACAGATCATGTTGATCCATATGAGTCATATGGATGAACTTAATCCATATGAttcatatggatcaacttgatccgtatgcttAAATtatacttacggatcaagttcatTTGTACAAATTATATTGATCAACCACAAACTTGCGTATCTTCGGTGTAGGATAATTTtagaattaacaaaaaatattaggtGCACAAGCAATAGagctggtgcacctagcatcgcCCTTTAGAAAATTTCGTAAAGGCCCATTTAGTATTTGGCTAGCCCACAGCTAAACAAACAATTAGGCTGATGCTAGGTGCatccagcattattgctggtgcactcAACACTTAAGGGGAAAAGACTGAAATACCCTTGATTCGTAAGTCttttaagttgatccgtaaaagacatacggatcaacttgatccgtatgcttaatatcaacatacggatcaacttgatccgtatcaaCCTTACGGATTAACTTGATCTGTATGAGGGTGgtctataaatttattattcatgtactcataataaatttattattcatgtGCTGgagattaatttgattatatgattttgcatgtgcAATTTTTATTGACAATTATgcatatgataaataatttagcACATATAAGTGTATTTTAAcgtgtttaaaattattttcttatttagtttaattgtatgtttaaatttgatatttatttaagcatgtaatattaagttaaataatttatgcacgttaaaattaatgattaaagaGTTTGTGCGGtttcttttattgaataatGATATGCATATTGATAGTTTTATCATAAGTTTGAATCTAATTGAATTGGTCTTTAGCCCACAAACTAGTTTTATGTCACTACGTTCATAAACTAATACAAGTTTTACATTGgtaaaacataatattttatttagtctCAAATTATGAATAATGAGAATGTATGTTTAAACTTTGCAGTTAATCAATCTGCGAGCATTTCTACTATTAAGTGTGATGTTCCCAAATTAAAAGGGGACAATTATAAGTTTTGGAGGGAGAGAATTGTTCTTCATTTAGATTGGATGGATATTGACTATGTCATTAGGAAAAATGAATCACCAAGTATTACTGAAACTAGCACTCTAAACGTTGTTGATCTTTATGAAAAAGGAGAGAGATCTAATTGTCTCTCTGTGATGttcataaaaatcaatatatttgcTAGTATTTGTAGTTCTATCGATCAACATGAAAAGATCAACAATCTTTTAAAGGTCATTGATGATCAATTTATTACATCTGATAAGGCCTTTGCTAGCACCCTTATAATGCATTTTTCATCCTTAAAGCTCTATAGGATAAGAGGAGTGTGTGATCACATCATGTGCATGAGGGATATAATGGCTCAGTTGAAAGCTTTAGAAGTTACCATGTTAGATTTTTTCCTAATACACTACATTTTATGTACTTTGCCTATGCAGTATGTCCCTTTCAAAATCTCTCATAACACACATAAGGATTAGTGGTCAATTAATGAGATATTGACTATGTGTGTTCAAGAAAAGGAAATGTTGATAATGGAAGAGGGTGAAAAAGGTATATTTGATTGCTCAAGGAAAGAAGAAAGGGGATCAAGCCAAGAATAAGGGCAAGATTTCTACTCATTCGGTTATAAAGAAAGAGTCGAAGTGTTTCTTTTGTAAGAAGAAAGGGCACATGAAGAAAGACTGCTCAAAATTTAAGAGTTGGCTCAACAAGAAAGGTATTCCATTTACTTCTaattgttatgaatctaatgtGATTAATGTTAATCATAACACATGGTGGATTGGTTCTAGTTCTACAATCCATGTTTCTAATATCTTGCAAGGTATGGAAAACCTAAGGAGGCTAGTGGGAAGTGAGTAGTACATCTATTCAGGAGGCAAGATGAGCTCACATGTGGAAGCCATTAGGACatgcaattaatttttaagcaacggttttattttgtgtttagaAAAGACATTTTACGTTCCAAGTTTTTCTAAGAATTTGATTTCTATATCAAGACTTGCACCATTGggtttttcctttaatttttcagATTCTGGTTTTTCTTTGATTAATAAATCTTGAATTATTAGTTCTGGTGCATTATTTGATGGGCTTTACTttattgaattgcaaaatgATGTTGCCTATAATTCTATGCATGTTACTGTTGggttaaaacttaaaacgaTGTGTTGTGAATGAAGAGTCCTCTATGTTGTGGCACCGAATATTATGACACATCTCTATCGAGAGAATTAAGAGTTTGGTAAATGAAAAGGTACTTAGTGCTTTGGATTTTGCTGATTTTGAAACTTTTATagattgcattaagggtaaACAAACTAACAAGTCTAATAAGGGTGCAAAGAAGAGCTTAAacctattagaaatcatacacATTGATATTTGTTGTCTAGACATGACTCAAGTATCTTGAAATACTTTATCACTTTTATAGACGATTATTCATGATATATGTATCTCTGCATACTTCATTCTAAAGATGAAGCTTTAGatgcctttaaagtttttaaggccAAAATGGAGAAACAAtgtggaaagaaaattaagatcTTGATATCCGATAGAGATGGAAAGTACTATGGTAGATGCACGGAGAATGGACAAACACTTGGTCTATTTGCaaaatttcttcaagaacatgggattgttgctTAGTACACTATGTCTAGTTCTTCATATTAGAATTGTGTGTTAGAAAGAAGAAACCAAACTTTAATGGACATGGTAAAAAGTATGAGGAGTAATAGAAAACTTCCTCAATTCTCGTGAATTGAAGCACTAAAGACGGTTGTGTATGTATTAAATCGAGTACCAACCAAAGTTGTCTTAAAGACACCATTTGAGTTATTCAAAGGTTGAAAACTGAGTTTGCGACATATACGCATTTGGGGATGCCCGTCTGAAGTGAGAATTTATAACCCACAAGAAAAGAAACTAGACCTAAGGACTATcagtgggtatttcattggatatgcaaAAAGTCCAAAGGGTATATATTCCATTGTCCATCACATAGCATTAGGATTGTGGAATTAAGAAATGCAAAATTTCTTGAGAATAACTTGATTAGTGGGAGTGGTCAATTTTAGGAAATTGCTTCTGAAAAGGATCACTATGAAGCTTAACCCTCTGGCTCaagtgttaaattgattgtcattcacacCCCTCAAGTACAAATGAGTGTTACACAATTAGTGATTGAAATTCCACAAACTGTTGAAAATGATCTTATAGATGAAGTTGCTGCCGAGGAACTACAAGTTCCTTAAGAAGATCACGAAGTAGCATTAAGAAGGTCTACTAGAGTCAAAAGGTCAACAATTCTTAGTGATTATGTGGTGTATCTGCAAGAATCAGACTACAACATTGGAGCCACTAATGATCCTGAATCGTTTTCACATGTCATGAGTTCTAAGGAATCAAACTTGTGGTACAATGCTATGGAAGATGAAATGAATTTTATGGCATCTAACCAAGTCTAGGATCTCGTTGAATTGCCTAATGGTGTAAAAGTCATTAGTTGTAGATGTGTatttaaaacaaagaaagactcaCAAGAGTTTTCACTAAAGATATTGGATTCAAAtcttatattgaaaaaaaatatataattaggaTAAAAGATTCTACTATAAGtgaatagttaatttttttgacaaaaactaattaataggATGACCATTGAATATTTTGCATTATTTATAACGTAACAAAAAAGTTAATAGATGTTTaataagtttataatttttcatcattTCATGAGTGTGtgaatattaaaaacatattattaaataaaaagcaactattatataatttaatggatacatatatatatatatatatatatatatatatatatcaaaatatacaataaattttttatcatttttcttattgtttaaaaaatatttattcatattctttatatatatatatatattaaagtatACATTCAaacatttattcattttcttatttttttaaaaactagtttgaaaaattaaaataaaaaataaaaaataaaaatatatattaatatgccGCAAAGTAATTAATGTCTACTTAAATATCTACCTTtattgttttagaaaattttactatatctttaaaatatattatttttaattattattattgtaaaataGTTCAATTAAAGTTCatattaatataacattaaGTGGGTAAAAATCACTTGACACAATTTTTTTCAGCTTCACGAATGTCCCAAGTTGGAATCGTTTGTTACAATTGAGaagtctaataaatattttgtattaataacacgataaaaaaaaattaatagatgtTTGTCGGTTGTATGACTTTTTAATGAGAGCTTTTTTTAtgatcttcattttatttgtttattgttttataCTTCAATAAAATAGTACTAGATGACTTTTTACacgttaaaaaattatagactAAAATACATTGATGTTTTAGTTTATGTTGAATTTAATACTTTATGCTTTCTAAGCTTCATTTTAGTTCCTAACCGTTTCCTAATTGTTTCAAATTAGTCATTGTCGTTAATTGTTAAAAGTGACAAAACATaaacatatacacatgttttatATAAAGATCATTCCCGTCCTTAgttttttaaatagattaaatttaatcccttattgtaaacaaaatttaaaatatgaaggaCCAAATTCAACCTTTCTGGAAAAAACattaaggaagaaaaagatccttttaaaaaattattttagtattcTCAAAGGTAGCaacaaacttaattaaaaatggtAAAGTTAGTCCTACAATGAGGTGATGTTTTGACCACTCAACAGGGAAGCAAAGccataaaaaaagatgaaaatatggGCATTATGAGCCTTctctagattttttttctactgTACAAGACGTGCAAGGGGGTTAATCAGATGCTACAATAGTAGTAACACTATGTCAACACAAGGttacaaattaacacaaaagTTTGACCTAAGTTTctcatcatatatataatatagatttttttgtcCTGAAAATCTCAACAATCCTCTACGAAATAATAAAACGATGGTTTTTAAAGTGAAACAGACAGTAGTACAGTATATATTGATTCAGATATGCAAGGTTGAAAAGTAGTGTTCAAACAGAAGTACTAAACATGTGATATGTAAAAGTCTTCTTTAACCGTGGGACCTGAGAGAAAATACACGTTAAAATTCTCTCAGTATTCAAGGGAGCCAATTGATGGAAGTCCAGAAACAATTTCGTGAGAATCTGCACCAGTGCTATTCAGCCTATGTCCTGAACTTGGACCAAGGGATTCCACGGCTTGTTCTCCCATTTTATGGATATCTTCAGGTGAAAGTATTTTGATATACCATACATTATTGACAAATGATCTACAAAAGGTTATGCAGGAAATCCAcacaccaaaaagaaaaaacaagtgTCAGCAAAACTTAGCCAAGTAAAATGAACAAGTATAGCATGTCAATATTTATTAGATCACAAGTTGATTTAGTAAGACTCTAATGAAAGTTGAAGTTGAGCTTACTCCCACGGATCGTCTCCAAGGAGAAGAACATCGTTCTCCCTGTCAACGAATACAAGCTGCCAGCCTGATCTAAGAGGGTCTTCTAATTTCCCCTCAATACCAAACATCTGTGCCAACTCCTCCCGCAGCTCATGATAACTGCTGAACCGGGAGATGTCAAGTGAGCGCCCTACTGACCCTGATTTGTAAACCTGttaaaagacaaaattaaacaacgataATCAAGTAAAAGAAGGGCTGCACTTTGCAAAGACTTAATATTTATCACTCAAACCTTGACGAATGTTCGTGTCTGGTTTTGAGGGTCGACTTGCCCTGCACTTTGCACCAACTCTGATGAATCTTGCACGCAAGGATATAGAGGAGACTGGAATCCAGACTCTCCTATTGGCATTGCTGATGCATCAATTTCAGCTGATGCAGTAGTATAACGAGGAACAGTCGTAGGAAGCAGAAGGCCAGATGAATCAATGTTGACCCCAAATAGAATAGGATTTTGGGAGTCTGGGTTACAATGTGGTGGCACCATTGCAGTATCTTTTCCAGAATACTGCACATGTTGCATTGAGTTGCCAAAAGCATTAATCTGCAATGGTGTGAACTTTGGGGCCCATGATTGTTGAGGTAACTGTTCAGTCAACATGGACTGACTACTTCTGGATAAATTCAAGAGATTGCCACTCCCTTCGGGACAAAGTGAACCAAGCATGTTTTGTCCTGGCGAAACTGAAGCAGGGAACTTCATGCTTGAATCTAAGAAATCCGGTTTTGAATATGACGGTGAAGGTAAACCAGAGTGTTGCCTCTGATGGAGCTGATCACTTTGAAGTAAAACCGTATCTTGATAAGTGTGCTGCTGCTGCTGTGTTTGGTCTTCTCGATTGTTGTGTGATTTCTGGAGGTGCTGAGACAAGTTCTCTGCCAACACTTGGGCTTGTGGCTGTAGGATATTATTAGAAGATACAGATTGCTGAACTGCTTGCGGTTGCTGAAGCTGCAAAGGAAGATTGGGGTTTCCTGATTGTTGAAGATAATTGAAAGGCTGTTGAAAATTCATCATTTGTTGTCTCATTAAATCTCCACTCCCTAAGTTCTGCAAACCAGATGCAAACATGGCTTGGTATTGCTGATTATGATCATTTCCAAGTAATGTTGGATCCATTCTCTGCTGCATCCATGGCAACAAACCAGAACCTTGAAAATTCAGGGAATTGAGAGCTTGGTCTCCAGGTCCACCCCTTAGCCACATAAGCCCATTAGTTGCTTCATCTCTGCCATCTGTAACAAGATCATTTGTAAAGAAAGGAGACAAAAGTGCCCTCAAAACCACCATGGCAACTTATTATAAGGAGGGAGTAGGAGACACTAGGGAAAATAAATGTAGATGaacacaagaaaaacaaatcCCTATTATTTTGTACATGAGAAATGGATGAAATAGGAATCATGAGTAGTAGAAATCTTATGTGGCTAACTAGATTTACATTTATAAGCCTTTACTAtccaattttaataatttcataaaaactaaaTGCCCTTGCCAAAGGACCCTGTTTAAAGAGTATTGCATATACCTTATTAAATGCTtacaattactttaaaaaatgtaatagatgatttttgtgttttcaatataataaatatgttattttctgATAAAACCTTCTTTACTTCTGTTTCCTTAACCATTGTCCCTATGTTAGCATTTGcctaaaattaattacattattGGATTGTGAGAGATAAAATTGGGGGGAGGGAGAAAtgtgaacaaaaatataattgcaAAATGTTCTCGAACTATGCCttcactttaaattttaaaaataataaattcttcTTTCATGGGTTTCATCATCCAATCAAAGCAT
Proteins encoded in this window:
- the LOC114384929 gene encoding auxin response factor 8-like, which produces MKLSTSGLGQQGHEGGEKKCLNSELWHACAGPLVSLPTAGTRVVYFPQGHSEQVAATTNREVDGHIPNYPSLPPQLVCQLHNVTMHADVETDEVYAQMTLQPLTPQEQKDTFLPMELGVPSKQPSNYFCKTLTASDTSTHGGFSVPRRAAEKVFPPLDFSQQPPAQELIARDLHDVEWKFRHIFRGQPKRHLLTTGWSVFVSAKRLVAGDSVLFIWNEKNQLLLGIRRANRPQTVMPSSVLSSDSMHIGLLAAAAHAAATNSCFTVFYNPRASPSEFVIPLSKYIKAVYHTRVSVGMRFRMLFETEESSVRRYMGTITGISDLDPVRWPNSHWRSVKVGWDESTAGERQPRVSLWEIEPLTTFPMYPSLFPLRLKRPWHPGTSSFHDGRDEATNGLMWLRGGPGDQALNSLNFQGSGLLPWMQQRMDPTLLGNDHNQQYQAMFASGLQNLGSGDLMRQQMMNFQQPFNYLQQSGNPNLPLQLQQPQAVQQSVSSNNILQPQAQVLAENLSQHLQKSHNNREDQTQQQQHTYQDTVLLQSDQLHQRQHSGLPSPSYSKPDFLDSSMKFPASVSPGQNMLGSLCPEGSGNLLNLSRSSQSMLTEQLPQQSWAPKFTPLQINAFGNSMQHVQYSGKDTAMVPPHCNPDSQNPILFGVNIDSSGLLLPTTVPRYTTASAEIDASAMPIGESGFQSPLYPCVQDSSELVQSAGQVDPQNQTRTFVKVYKSGSVGRSLDISRFSSYHELREELAQMFGIEGKLEDPLRSGWQLVFVDRENDVLLLGDDPWESFVNNVWYIKILSPEDIHKMGEQAVESLGPSSGHRLNSTGADSHEIVSGLPSIGSLEY